The proteins below are encoded in one region of Candidatus Babeliales bacterium:
- a CDS encoding cytochrome c biogenesis protein DipZ, translated as MFLLILFAFLAGFVTILSPCILSIAPILLTAGANHNHHKPLGIITGLIISFSFFTLALSAIVQATGISPDIFRYIALCVIIFFGLTMIVPSFENAFIAVTGQIARLGSIVQTFSINIKKEFVSGFVLGIALGLLWTPCAGPILATITALAATEGITLATIFITLAYTIGAAIPMLLICFGGSKILRSASAIEPYTHAVRKIFGVIVIASALAIVFHVDVMVQEKIARWFPTITIEQSKIIEEELNMLRQSKGIATMSDAPEFVGITEWLNSEPLTLVQLRGKVVLIDFWTYTCINCIRTLPHVTQWYRSYKDYGFEIIGVHTPEFAFEKSTKNVEDAIKRFNITYPVALDNDYQTWRAYDNHYWPAHYLINQNGIIVKKHFGEGGYVEMEDAIRALLNMPPCRKTKECPSDKLLTPETYLGFARGGSYHPSLRIQQNIPTTYQTLGMLGDDQIGLRGNWTVTPDLLQSNADNNVLELNFIANHVYLVMKADKPTQLTVLLDGKPIPEKYRTRDMNDVGEIVVHEPRMYELVNLQDDYGRHTLTLQCQEGVTAYVFTFGGENEEQKH; from the coding sequence ATGTTTTTACTCATTCTTTTCGCGTTTCTTGCAGGCTTTGTCACTATTCTTTCTCCATGCATACTGTCTATTGCTCCCATTCTTCTTACTGCAGGGGCAAATCATAACCACCACAAACCATTGGGAATTATCACTGGATTAATCATAAGCTTTTCATTTTTTACCCTTGCACTCAGCGCAATTGTACAAGCGACCGGTATATCGCCTGATATTTTTCGCTACATCGCATTGTGTGTCATTATTTTCTTCGGCCTGACCATGATTGTTCCATCTTTTGAAAATGCATTTATTGCTGTTACCGGACAGATAGCACGTCTAGGCAGCATTGTACAAACATTCTCAATTAACATAAAAAAAGAGTTTGTGAGCGGATTTGTTCTCGGCATTGCACTCGGTTTATTATGGACACCATGCGCAGGACCTATTTTAGCAACAATTACAGCTCTTGCAGCTACTGAAGGTATTACTCTCGCCACAATTTTTATAACACTTGCATATACCATTGGTGCCGCAATACCAATGTTACTTATCTGTTTTGGTGGCTCAAAAATTCTACGCTCAGCAAGTGCTATAGAACCCTATACCCATGCCGTACGAAAAATATTTGGCGTTATTGTTATTGCAAGCGCTTTGGCAATTGTCTTTCACGTCGACGTAATGGTACAGGAAAAAATTGCACGTTGGTTCCCAACAATTACCATTGAACAAAGCAAAATAATAGAAGAAGAACTAAACATGCTCAGACAATCCAAAGGAATTGCAACAATGTCAGATGCTCCCGAATTTGTAGGTATCACTGAATGGCTTAACTCAGAACCATTAACACTTGTACAACTACGTGGCAAAGTTGTCCTTATCGATTTTTGGACATACACCTGTATTAATTGCATTCGCACCTTGCCACACGTAACACAATGGTACAGATCTTACAAAGATTATGGTTTTGAAATTATTGGAGTCCACACACCAGAATTTGCATTCGAAAAAAGTACAAAAAATGTAGAAGATGCCATAAAAAGATTCAACATTACATACCCTGTTGCTCTTGATAATGATTACCAAACCTGGCGAGCTTATGATAACCACTACTGGCCAGCACATTATCTTATCAATCAAAACGGTATAATTGTAAAAAAACATTTTGGTGAAGGTGGTTATGTAGAAATGGAAGATGCAATACGTGCACTGCTCAATATGCCACCATGCAGAAAAACAAAAGAATGTCCTTCTGACAAACTACTTACTCCTGAAACGTATCTTGGGTTTGCACGCGGCGGTAGTTATCACCCATCTCTACGTATACAGCAAAACATTCCGACCACATATCAAACTCTAGGCATGCTTGGCGATGACCAAATCGGTCTGAGAGGAAACTGGACAGTTACGCCTGACTTACTACAAAGCAATGCCGATAACAATGTTTTAGAGTTGAATTTTATTGCAAATCACGTCTACCTTGTTATGAAGGCTGATAAACCAACACAACTTACGGTTTTGCTTGATGGAAAACCAATTCCGGAAAAATACCGTACACGCGATATGAATGATGTAGGGGAAATTGTGGTACATGAACCACGCATGTATGAGCTTGTTAATCTACAAGATGATTATGGACGCCATACACTCACACTCCAATGCCAAGAAGGTGTTACAGCATATGTGTTTACTTTTGGTGGAGAAAACGAAGAGCAAAAACATTAA
- a CDS encoding cupin domain-containing protein has protein sequence MKAPKYFFNEDIVELTLNNTFFRKEIFTGNHSQIVLMSVSPGQEIGKEIHRVDQILFFVDGQGIAILNDVTSEVFPYHMVFVPSGVEHNFKNTGPRDMKICTMYAPVEHKPGTEEAKSEY, from the coding sequence ATGAAAGCACCAAAATATTTTTTTAATGAAGACATTGTTGAGTTGACACTCAATAATACGTTTTTTAGAAAAGAAATTTTTACCGGGAATCATAGTCAAATAGTACTCATGAGTGTATCTCCTGGACAAGAGATTGGAAAAGAAATACATCGTGTAGATCAAATCCTTTTTTTTGTGGATGGTCAAGGAATTGCAATTCTTAATGATGTTACTTCTGAAGTATTTCCGTATCACATGGTATTTGTTCCATCGGGAGTTGAGCACAATTTTAAAAATACTGGTCCTAGAGATATGAAGATATGTACCATGTATGCTCCTGTAGAACATAAACCAGGAACAGAAGAAGCAAAATCTGAATACTAA
- a CDS encoding MotA/TolQ/ExbB proton channel family protein: MNLFAGNSLWQLVVQADTVSKCVLLLLLCLSVLCWAVFIGKLALLYAKERQLKNINNKVQKAKTLSDLAEISTAASKTAPGYFIAKNLSFVKELTQHTFAQKLGIHEWELLERNIDNTIETLVLHNEEYIPILSSCAAVGPLVGLFGTVWGLVHSFMRISETQVADIATIAPGMAEALITTLAGLIVAIPALVMFNYLHVKTRALEHNLIVLADRVTFILQQLRER; the protein is encoded by the coding sequence ATGAATCTTTTTGCAGGTAATTCCCTCTGGCAACTTGTGGTGCAAGCGGACACCGTAAGTAAATGTGTTTTATTATTATTACTGTGCTTATCCGTCCTTTGTTGGGCAGTGTTTATTGGCAAACTTGCGCTACTCTACGCAAAAGAACGACAATTGAAAAACATAAATAACAAAGTACAAAAAGCAAAAACTCTTTCCGATCTTGCCGAAATTTCTACCGCTGCAAGCAAAACAGCGCCCGGTTATTTTATTGCTAAAAATCTTTCATTTGTAAAAGAATTAACACAACATACTTTTGCTCAAAAACTTGGTATTCATGAATGGGAACTTTTAGAGAGAAATATCGATAACACTATTGAAACACTGGTTCTCCATAATGAAGAATATATTCCAATTCTATCATCATGCGCAGCAGTTGGACCATTAGTAGGTCTTTTTGGTACCGTATGGGGATTGGTGCATTCTTTTATGCGCATTAGTGAAACACAAGTTGCCGATATCGCAACCATTGCACCTGGTATGGCAGAAGCATTAATTACTACCCTCGCAGGATTAATTGTTGCAATACCAGCACTTGTTATGTTCAACTATTTACACGTAAAAACACGCGCACTCGAACACAATCTTATCGTTCTGGCTGATCGAGTCACATTTATCTTGCAACAACTACGTGAAAGGTAA
- a CDS encoding biopolymer transporter ExbD, with protein sequence MRRTNRRLRKQKTGLHDISMTPLIDVVLTLLIIFMMATPILQNAIKVTLPRGNAKEDAAQQSNELIVSIDKQGDFYINNTKVAKTELIAEIKKAVGNDHEKTVYVKADTAISYGTVIELVDDIKFVGGIKYVALATQKHSQKTSSVA encoded by the coding sequence ATGCGCCGCACTAACAGACGTTTGCGAAAGCAAAAAACTGGCCTCCATGATATCTCCATGACACCATTAATTGACGTAGTGCTCACGCTACTCATTATTTTTATGATGGCAACACCCATACTACAAAATGCAATCAAAGTAACATTGCCGCGTGGAAACGCAAAAGAAGATGCTGCACAACAATCAAATGAACTGATTGTTTCTATTGATAAACAAGGCGATTTTTATATTAACAATACAAAAGTTGCAAAAACAGAACTGATTGCGGAAATAAAAAAAGCCGTTGGTAATGATCACGAAAAAACAGTGTATGTAAAAGCAGATACAGCAATATCCTACGGAACAGTAATTGAATTGGTTGATGACATTAAATTTGTTGGCGGTATAAAATATGTGGCTCTTGCAACGCAAAAACATTCACAAAAAACATCTTCTGTGGCTTAA
- a CDS encoding TonB C-terminal domain-containing protein, producing MWLLQRKNIHKKHLLWLKIVGFCLALHLIFLLWIFCVHQDNTYMHTLSINKNVDYSAPIMFVPLGTPTVTKVAIKQPPITQPYSAPLSYKASSSAKASADKSEDSRKATKGTPAVKADVKKTVITTTTPIPKAIPAVKQPTTTTVATNVKKIEEKITVVPKTSPVIEKKNLAIAKPEPKQPEKIAIAQADKKDISFDIPLRGTQDERKEKESEKKTEAKPLAKALDIQQSVVPTQPTKEISFDKLRMNGRGHAVHVPENARISNNFREVEALRRGAQLQKELVHKWQPPIGVSPECTCEISFFVNKKGIVENLKMVKSSGVIMFDISARQALFSMKMPQWTHGKPLIISFKQ from the coding sequence ATGTGGCTCTTGCAACGCAAAAACATTCACAAAAAACATCTTCTGTGGCTTAAAATTGTTGGCTTTTGCCTTGCATTGCACCTTATTTTTTTGTTGTGGATATTTTGTGTGCATCAAGATAACACCTACATGCATACACTTTCTATAAACAAAAATGTAGATTATTCTGCGCCAATTATGTTTGTGCCTCTCGGCACACCTACGGTTACAAAAGTTGCAATAAAGCAACCTCCTATTACTCAACCCTACTCCGCTCCTCTTTCGTATAAAGCTTCCTCCTCCGCCAAGGCTTCGGCGGACAAGTCAGAGGACTCTCGTAAAGCGACGAAGGGCACACCCGCTGTAAAAGCGGATGTGAAAAAAACAGTAATCACAACAACCACTCCAATACCTAAAGCAATACCTGCGGTGAAACAACCAACTACAACAACTGTTGCAACAAACGTGAAAAAAATAGAAGAGAAAATAACGGTAGTACCAAAAACATCTCCCGTTATTGAGAAAAAAAATCTCGCTATCGCAAAACCAGAACCAAAGCAACCAGAAAAGATTGCAATAGCACAAGCAGATAAAAAAGATATATCCTTCGATATACCCCTACGGGGCACTCAGGACGAGCGGAAAGAAAAAGAAAGTGAAAAAAAAACAGAAGCAAAACCCCTTGCAAAAGCACTTGATATTCAGCAATCAGTTGTGCCAACACAACCAACAAAAGAAATATCCTTCGACAAGCTCAGGATGAACGGGCGAGGACATGCTGTGCATGTGCCAGAAAACGCACGTATTTCCAATAATTTTCGAGAAGTTGAAGCACTACGCCGCGGAGCACAACTTCAAAAAGAATTGGTACACAAATGGCAACCGCCAATAGGGGTATCGCCAGAATGTACGTGCGAAATATCTTTTTTTGTGAATAAAAAGGGAATAGTAGAAAACTTAAAAATGGTAAAAAGTTCAGGCGTCATTATGTTTGATATTTCGGCACGCCAAGCATTATTTTCAATGAAAATGCCGCAATGGACACACGGAAAACCACTCATAATTAGTTTTAAACAGTGA
- the ftsH gene encoding ATP-dependent zinc metalloprotease FtsH, with protein sequence MKKPKNNNSWIPSPKNIKNGLIAIIMIAGILLILHKLTELGRNVQVISYSAFLEKVDQDLVKKVYVSGQDVEGILADGSRFETVIGNNASDWDRLRTHGVEFSVISPSNQLGIWYLFLFSCLFVAIWAIWYFVRSRNAGSNGGGGNIFTMGKSGARMFLPSSIKENFNSVAGADEAKEELADVIDFLKNPAKYQRLGAKITRGVLLIGEPGNGKTLLARAVAGEANCPFFSISGSNFIEVFVGVGAARVRDLFAQARKHAPSIIFIDEIDAVGRHRGSGMGGGNDEREQTLNQLLAEMDGFEVSPSPIIVIAATNRVDVLDKALLRPGRFDRRVIVPYPDLKSREAILAVHTKNIVAEEELNLRKIAQGTPGFSGADLENLVNEATIIASKEEKDMVTMHDFDQARDKIMLGKETKTIMLTPEDKKLIAYHEAGHALVRLLLPETSDPLHKVTIIPRGSALGVTHFLPEREKYITTKEEMEATVMSALGGRVAEEIVFNSLTTGAYSDFQNANRVVRNMVCHYGMSPELGTIIYSQQHGEFEYSQKTAEKIDAEVQRLTALYHDQTRTLLEANRDKLELLANALIEKETLHAEEIYELLAITPRQAHKFV encoded by the coding sequence ATGAAAAAACCTAAAAACAATAACTCGTGGATCCCTAGCCCAAAAAATATAAAGAATGGACTCATTGCAATTATTATGATTGCAGGAATCCTTCTTATTCTTCATAAGCTGACAGAACTGGGAAGAAACGTTCAAGTTATCTCCTATTCAGCATTCTTGGAAAAAGTAGATCAGGATCTTGTCAAAAAAGTATATGTTTCAGGACAAGATGTTGAAGGTATTCTTGCCGATGGCAGCCGCTTTGAAACCGTCATTGGTAATAATGCGAGCGATTGGGACCGTCTGCGCACACATGGCGTAGAATTTTCAGTCATCTCTCCAAGTAATCAACTGGGAATTTGGTATCTATTTCTTTTTTCATGCCTCTTTGTTGCAATATGGGCAATCTGGTACTTTGTTCGCTCTCGCAATGCTGGCAGCAATGGCGGTGGCGGCAATATTTTTACCATGGGGAAAAGTGGCGCTCGCATGTTTCTACCATCGAGTATCAAAGAAAATTTTAATTCCGTTGCAGGAGCAGATGAGGCAAAAGAAGAACTTGCCGATGTCATTGATTTCCTTAAAAACCCAGCAAAATACCAACGCCTTGGCGCTAAAATAACCCGTGGCGTACTGCTTATTGGTGAACCAGGCAACGGTAAAACATTATTAGCACGCGCTGTTGCGGGTGAAGCTAACTGTCCTTTTTTCAGCATAAGTGGTTCAAACTTTATTGAAGTTTTTGTGGGTGTGGGTGCCGCACGTGTTCGTGATCTTTTTGCACAAGCACGTAAACATGCACCAAGCATTATATTTATTGATGAAATTGACGCAGTTGGTCGCCATCGTGGGAGCGGTATGGGTGGTGGCAATGATGAACGCGAACAAACACTCAACCAGCTTCTTGCTGAAATGGATGGCTTTGAAGTTTCTCCCTCTCCTATCATTGTAATTGCTGCAACAAATAGAGTTGATGTTTTGGACAAAGCATTATTACGTCCAGGACGTTTTGATCGTCGCGTTATTGTACCATACCCAGATTTAAAAAGCCGCGAAGCCATTTTGGCGGTACACACAAAAAACATAGTTGCGGAAGAAGAACTTAATCTGAGAAAAATTGCGCAGGGAACACCAGGATTTTCTGGTGCAGACCTGGAAAACTTGGTCAACGAGGCAACAATCATTGCATCAAAAGAAGAAAAAGATATGGTAACAATGCACGATTTTGATCAAGCACGCGACAAAATTATGCTTGGTAAAGAAACAAAAACCATCATGCTTACGCCTGAAGATAAAAAGCTCATAGCGTATCACGAAGCAGGACACGCTCTTGTGCGTCTTTTATTACCAGAGACATCTGATCCATTGCACAAAGTTACTATTATTCCTCGTGGCTCTGCGTTAGGCGTGACGCACTTTTTGCCAGAACGTGAAAAATATATTACCACCAAAGAAGAAATGGAAGCTACAGTTATGTCGGCACTTGGTGGTAGAGTTGCAGAAGAGATCGTCTTCAATTCACTGACAACCGGCGCATATAGCGACTTCCAGAATGCAAATAGGGTTGTACGTAACATGGTGTGCCACTATGGCATGTCGCCAGAGCTTGGCACCATTATTTATAGCCAGCAACATGGGGAATTTGAATATTCTCAAAAAACGGCTGAAAAAATTGATGCGGAAGTTCAACGATTGACGGCATTGTATCACGACCAAACGCGCACATTGCTGGAAGCAAACCGTGACAAGCTTGAGCTGCTCGCCAATGCATTGATCGAAAAAGAGACCTTGCATGCAGAGGAAATTTATGAGTTACTGGCCATAACTCCCCGCCAAGCTCATAAATTTGTGTAA
- the rpsT gene encoding 30S ribosomal protein S20, with the protein MPNIKSAKKRVLQTEKRQLRNQARKSSLKTAIKKVVVALELNDVEASKALLVAAESKIARAKGKGLLHPNTAARKISRLAKKVAAATRTA; encoded by the coding sequence ATGCCAAATATTAAATCAGCAAAAAAACGCGTTCTTCAAACAGAAAAACGCCAACTTCGCAACCAAGCAAGAAAATCTTCCCTCAAAACAGCAATCAAAAAAGTTGTTGTTGCACTTGAGCTGAATGATGTTGAAGCTTCAAAAGCATTATTAGTTGCAGCAGAAAGCAAAATTGCTCGCGCAAAAGGCAAAGGCCTTCTGCATCCAAATACCGCCGCTCGCAAAATCAGCAGATTAGCTAAAAAAGTTGCTGCGGCAACAAGAACAGCGTAA
- a CDS encoding ATP-binding protein yields the protein MKKLLLFVVILFSYVGSNNAFSDRWNIDHNSLNPKPKDGVTVYYNPDKINMTQTTILPDPTHPMPISLPYGYSLPVTLDPKKPIPVTFDKETPIPVTLDLGEGVGEMIEKFNENFEENIAPQLKQTFQMLIGSLLNAENAIRFGTPIALFGIVGISGFYGARVFWKVLEKNFLSPRPQILQPGSKYGWIDRWKRSRAGYTTPSMIFDELVKEQLEEIQEKTKNIKQHILSGKKITYDNLLLYGKPGTGKTLFAHILADNTDMDFLLVTAASLLQSGVEGIKYFDEIVEMANKSKYGVILFIDEADALFINRNILNPESDHYKVLNHILAATGSGSSKLMVIAATNHAYVMDPAMGRRFQERVKMPLPSEKTRKDLLDLYIHEYLFDEINNSFEGIEAAHSILTEERINAIVQETAGLSHAEIKDMVVIMSKKTNAMRDGILNERTVQSTIDQAIEKAAALKRDKLKLKKRTVNHSEVQQ from the coding sequence ATGAAAAAATTACTCCTTTTTGTCGTCATATTGTTTTCTTACGTTGGATCAAATAACGCCTTTAGTGACCGGTGGAATATAGATCACAATAGCCTTAACCCCAAACCCAAAGATGGCGTAACTGTTTATTACAACCCTGATAAGATTAATATGACACAAACGACTATTTTGCCGGACCCAACACACCCTATGCCAATAAGCCTTCCTTATGGCTACTCTCTCCCGGTAACACTTGACCCAAAAAAACCAATTCCTGTAACATTTGATAAAGAAACCCCTATCCCTGTCACTCTTGACCTTGGAGAAGGCGTAGGAGAAATGATAGAAAAATTTAATGAAAATTTTGAAGAAAACATAGCTCCTCAGCTAAAACAAACCTTTCAAATGCTTATTGGATCGCTCCTTAATGCCGAAAATGCTATTAGATTTGGGACGCCCATTGCTTTATTTGGTATTGTGGGAATATCTGGATTTTATGGCGCACGCGTTTTTTGGAAAGTACTAGAAAAAAATTTCCTTTCTCCTCGTCCTCAAATTTTACAACCAGGATCAAAATACGGCTGGATAGATCGCTGGAAGCGTTCGCGAGCGGGTTATACAACACCATCAATGATTTTTGACGAGTTAGTTAAAGAACAACTAGAAGAAATTCAAGAAAAAACAAAGAACATCAAACAACATATTCTTAGCGGCAAAAAAATAACCTACGATAATCTCTTACTCTATGGTAAGCCAGGAACAGGTAAAACATTATTCGCGCACATCTTAGCCGATAACACCGATATGGACTTTTTATTGGTTACTGCAGCATCACTACTCCAATCAGGAGTTGAAGGTATTAAATACTTTGATGAAATAGTTGAAATGGCGAATAAGAGTAAATATGGCGTTATTTTGTTTATCGATGAAGCAGATGCCCTCTTTATTAACCGTAACATACTCAACCCTGAATCTGATCACTATAAAGTACTTAACCACATATTAGCTGCAACTGGTAGTGGTAGCAGCAAACTTATGGTAATTGCAGCAACAAACCATGCCTATGTTATGGACCCTGCTATGGGACGCCGATTCCAGGAACGTGTAAAAATGCCACTTCCAAGTGAAAAAACACGTAAAGACCTTCTTGACCTTTACATACATGAATACTTATTTGATGAAATAAATAATAGCTTTGAAGGGATCGAAGCCGCACACTCAATCCTTACAGAAGAACGCATCAATGCTATTGTTCAAGAAACTGCAGGCTTATCACATGCTGAAATTAAAGACATGGTCGTCATAATGAGCAAAAAGACGAATGCTATGAGAGATGGTATACTGAACGAACGCACTGTACAAAGTACAATCGACCAGGCAATTGAAAAAGCTGCCGCATTAAAACGCGATAAACTGAAGCTGAAAAAGAGAACAGTCAATCATAGCGAAGTTCAGCAATAA
- a CDS encoding alanyl-tRNA editing protein translates to MRKVFWDNPYQHTLQTHVVSVDGNKVLFAETIAYSFAGGQESDKAFVNDIPILDSKIEGNLIYYTLPDNHGLHIDDKVTTTIDWPRRLQLMRLHFAAELILEIVTQKYHLEKVGAHIAEHKARIDFKSDTNISTLFPAILAEYNAIITSNRTIEKGYSDIAHQRRFWKIDGFAQVPCGGTHVNSTAEVGFVTLKRDRPGKSIERIEIKLVNN, encoded by the coding sequence ATGCGCAAAGTTTTTTGGGATAACCCGTATCAACATACCTTGCAAACGCACGTAGTTTCAGTTGATGGCAACAAAGTTCTCTTTGCCGAAACTATCGCCTATTCCTTTGCCGGCGGGCAGGAAAGTGACAAAGCATTTGTTAATGATATTCCTATTCTAGATTCAAAAATAGAAGGTAATCTTATTTATTATACCCTTCCAGATAATCATGGTTTGCACATCGATGACAAAGTCACCACGACTATTGATTGGCCACGACGATTACAATTAATGCGTCTGCATTTTGCTGCTGAATTGATTCTAGAAATCGTAACGCAAAAATATCATCTTGAAAAAGTTGGCGCACACATTGCAGAACACAAAGCACGCATAGATTTTAAATCTGACACGAATATCTCCACCCTTTTCCCTGCAATATTGGCTGAATATAATGCAATCATTACAAGTAATCGCACTATTGAAAAAGGTTACTCAGATATTGCACATCAACGCCGTTTTTGGAAAATTGATGGTTTTGCGCAAGTTCCCTGCGGTGGTACACACGTCAATTCAACAGCAGAAGTTGGTTTTGTAACACTCAAAAGAGATCGACCGGGTAAATCCATAGAACGCATTGAAATTAAGCTTGTTAATAATTGA
- a CDS encoding type II toxin-antitoxin system RelE/ParE family toxin: protein MKMPGNRYTIEYLDTVIKEDIPNLQSTARAMIKKAIEERLAIDPIGFGKPLRYSLKGHRRLRVSDYRIVYRIDPDKNTVIIVTIKHRKDVYDEF, encoded by the coding sequence ATGAAGATGCCTGGAAATAGATATACCATCGAATATTTGGATACCGTTATTAAGGAAGATATTCCAAATCTTCAGTCAACGGCGAGAGCGATGATCAAAAAAGCTATCGAAGAAAGATTGGCGATTGATCCTATAGGTTTTGGCAAACCGTTACGTTATAGTTTAAAAGGCCATCGTCGTTTACGCGTTAGTGATTATCGAATAGTTTATCGCATTGATCCGGATAAGAACACAGTAATTATAGTGACTATAAAGCATCGTAAAGACGTATATGATGAATTTTAG
- a CDS encoding DUF6290 family protein — MIIVYVVYKEVYRIMKNPQINITFEEDTVNLLGSLAKQEEKTVSDLVKELILEALSRREDMVLSAIAESRDTQNAKKISHEDAWK; from the coding sequence ATGATTATAGTATATGTTGTGTATAAAGAGGTCTATAGAATTATGAAAAATCCTCAAATTAATATCACATTTGAAGAAGATACCGTCAACTTATTAGGTTCTTTGGCTAAACAAGAAGAAAAAACTGTTTCTGATTTGGTTAAAGAACTTATTCTTGAAGCACTCAGTCGTCGTGAAGATATGGTCTTATCGGCTATTGCTGAATCTCGTGATACGCAAAATGCAAAAAAGATAAGTCATGAAGATGCCTGGAAATAG
- a CDS encoding ankyrin repeat domain-containing protein has product MIYAGIIFAMDKEIVRKLDLSKRELPVWRAPVLSCENFDHLVANNAIFLKSLVAQERAGNYCVELHRAIAVLQKKKSVFDEENVASVYSPEAVRSIRMITRRDNDRAFLIEALKAGRYDGILKICRTNPYAVDAYALYLEYGGIAAPLHYALWYYVGKNEQLQLCIDDSIRYLLTFGANANGLDCDRNTPLHKVSTQEHIQYLWDRGAQNDIKNSEGLTPVMTYIKNNKQDLALFLLRVGRANLTLRDNQASTLLHYAVAANHAQLVDYLLCNGADFDTSNTLGETPGQLARGSNHQVKNLVEQHMLLHFCNALLADRGYAVEQFIEKYPWIDYTLALSWAEKFCYTKKFDNTYEMLESLQAFRYCLEEQRKKNEELLCQLN; this is encoded by the coding sequence ATGATTTACGCTGGAATTATTTTTGCAATGGATAAAGAAATTGTAAGAAAATTAGATTTGAGCAAAAGAGAGTTACCAGTCTGGAGAGCGCCAGTGTTGAGCTGTGAAAACTTTGATCATTTAGTTGCGAATAACGCAATTTTTTTAAAGAGTTTGGTAGCACAAGAACGAGCTGGCAATTATTGCGTTGAATTGCACAGAGCGATAGCAGTATTGCAGAAGAAAAAATCTGTTTTTGACGAGGAAAATGTAGCGAGTGTATATAGTCCTGAAGCTGTTCGTTCTATCAGAATGATAACACGTAGAGACAATGATCGTGCATTCTTAATTGAAGCCCTAAAAGCGGGCCGATATGATGGTATATTAAAAATTTGCAGAACTAATCCATATGCAGTTGACGCGTATGCATTGTATCTAGAATATGGCGGAATTGCAGCCCCATTACACTATGCCTTGTGGTATTATGTTGGCAAAAATGAGCAATTGCAGTTGTGTATTGATGACAGCATACGGTATCTTTTAACGTTTGGGGCAAATGCAAATGGACTTGATTGCGATCGTAACACTCCCTTGCATAAAGTATCTACACAAGAACATATCCAGTATTTGTGGGACCGAGGGGCTCAGAATGATATAAAAAATAGTGAAGGTCTAACTCCTGTAATGACGTACATTAAAAATAATAAACAAGATTTAGCATTGTTTTTGCTGAGAGTAGGCAGAGCTAATCTTACTCTCAGAGATAATCAAGCGAGTACGCTTTTACACTATGCAGTGGCTGCAAACCATGCACAATTGGTTGATTATTTGTTGTGTAATGGGGCTGATTTTGATACTTCCAATACTCTAGGAGAAACTCCTGGTCAGCTTGCGCGTGGAAGCAATCATCAGGTGAAAAATTTGGTAGAGCAGCACATGCTGCTGCATTTTTGCAACGCGTTACTTGCTGATAGAGGGTATGCAGTAGAACAATTTATTGAAAAGTATCCTTGGATAGATTATACACTAGCTCTTTCTTGGGCAGAAAAATTTTGTTACACAAAAAAGTTTGATAATACGTATGAAATGTTAGAAAGTTTGCAAGCGTTTAGATATTGTTTGGAAGAGCAGAGGAAGAAAAATGAGGAGCTTTTGTGCCAATTAAATTGA